One genomic region from Prochlorococcus marinus CUG1433 encodes:
- the sat gene encoding sulfate adenylyltransferase, giving the protein MELQQKTKRDTNGLIPPYGGELKNLIIKDKNLKNDLISKASYEFECSERNACDVELLIVGAFSPLEGFMDENNYNSVIKNNRNTNGLLFGLPIVFDSNNEKVKAGETILLTYKKQKIAVLEVSSKWEPDKSLEAELCYGTNSLDHPAVKMIFNERGRFYIGGRVFGFELPIREFPCKTPEEVRSTLPSNHDVVAFQCRNPIHRAHYELFTNALLSDNVSSNSVVLVHPTCGPTQQDDIPGKVRYLTYKELEEEISDERIKWAFLPYSMHMAGPREALQHMIIRRNYGCTHFIIGRDMAGCKSSSTGEDFYGPYDAQNFANKCADELMMRTVPSKNLVYTKEKGYITAEEAKEFNYEIMKLSGTEFRKKLRNGEPIPEWFAFKSVVDVLRRS; this is encoded by the coding sequence ATGGAATTACAACAAAAAACTAAAAGAGATACTAACGGACTAATACCGCCTTATGGAGGGGAACTAAAAAATTTAATTATCAAAGATAAAAACCTTAAAAATGATCTTATCTCTAAAGCTTCTTATGAGTTTGAATGTAGCGAGAGAAATGCATGCGATGTAGAACTTTTGATAGTTGGAGCTTTTTCTCCATTGGAAGGTTTTATGGATGAAAATAACTATAATTCGGTAATTAAAAATAATAGAAATACAAACGGGTTACTTTTTGGTTTGCCCATTGTATTTGATTCAAATAATGAAAAAGTAAAAGCTGGAGAGACAATATTACTTACTTATAAAAAACAAAAAATAGCAGTTTTAGAAGTTAGCTCTAAATGGGAGCCTGACAAATCCTTAGAAGCTGAACTTTGTTATGGTACTAATTCTTTAGATCATCCTGCTGTTAAGATGATTTTTAACGAGAGAGGTAGATTTTATATAGGAGGAAGAGTTTTTGGTTTCGAACTACCAATTAGAGAATTCCCCTGCAAAACCCCAGAAGAAGTTAGATCTACACTGCCATCAAATCATGATGTAGTTGCATTTCAATGCAGAAATCCAATTCATAGAGCACATTATGAATTATTTACTAATGCCTTACTTTCAGATAATGTCTCCTCTAACTCAGTTGTTTTAGTTCATCCAACTTGTGGGCCAACTCAACAAGATGATATCCCTGGAAAAGTTAGATATTTGACCTATAAAGAATTAGAAGAAGAGATATCTGATGAAAGAATAAAATGGGCTTTTTTACCTTATTCAATGCATATGGCAGGGCCAAGAGAAGCTCTACAACATATGATAATCAGAAGAAATTATGGCTGCACCCACTTTATTATTGGTAGAGATATGGCTGGTTGTAAGTCGTCATCAACTGGTGAAGATTTTTATGGTCCGTATGATGCCCAGAATTTTGCGAATAAGTGTGCAGATGAATTGATGATGCGAACAGTTCCTTCAAAAAATTTAGTTTATACGAAGGAAAAAGGATATATAACAGCTGAAGAAGCGAAAGAATTTAATTATGAAATTATGAAACTTAGTGGTACTGAATTTAGAAAGAAATTGAGGAATGGCGAACCAATTCCTGAATGGTTTGCATTCAAAAGTGTAGTAGATGTTCTAAGACGCTCTTAA
- the ftsH gene encoding ATP-dependent zinc metalloprotease FtsH produces MNKRWRNVGLYVLAVITVIFIGTSVFDNPSTESSTKTLRYSDFIEAVQDKEISRVLISPDNATAQVVENDGSRSEVNLAPDKDLLKILTENNVDIAVTPTKLANPWQQAISSLIFPVLLIGGLFFLFRRSQSGNAGGGNPAMSFGKSKARLQMEPSTQVTFSDVAGVEGAKLELTEVVDFLKSPDRFTAVGAKIPKGVLLVGPPGTGKTLLAKAVAGEAGVPFFSISGSEFVEMFVGVGASRVRDLFEQAKKNAPCIVFIDEIDAVGRQRGAGMGGGNDEREQTLNQLLTEMDGFEGNSGIIIVAATNRPDVLDSALMRPGRFDRQVTVDRPDYAGRLQILNVHAKDKTLSKDVDLDKVARRTPGFTGADLANLLNEAAILAARKDLDKVSNDEVGDAIERVMAGPEKKDRVISDKKKELVAYHEAGHALVGALMPDYDPVAKVSIIPRGQAGGLTFFTPSEERMESGLYSRSYLQNQMAVALGGRVAEEIVYGEEEVTTGASNDLQQVANVARQMITKFGMSDKIGPVALGQSQGGMFLGRDMSSTRDFSEDTAATIDVEVSELVDVAYKRATKVLTDNRSVLDEMAQMLIERETIDTEDIQDLINRSEVKVANYI; encoded by the coding sequence GTGAACAAACGTTGGAGAAACGTAGGACTTTATGTCCTAGCTGTTATTACTGTAATTTTCATTGGAACTTCAGTTTTTGATAATCCTAGTACCGAAAGCTCTACAAAGACCTTGAGATATAGTGATTTTATAGAGGCAGTACAAGATAAAGAAATCAGCAGAGTCCTAATATCTCCAGATAATGCCACAGCTCAAGTTGTTGAAAATGATGGGAGCAGGTCTGAGGTAAATTTAGCCCCTGACAAAGATTTATTAAAAATACTGACTGAGAATAACGTAGATATAGCTGTAACTCCTACAAAATTAGCCAATCCATGGCAACAGGCTATAAGTAGCTTGATTTTCCCAGTACTTCTGATTGGAGGTCTATTTTTTCTTTTCAGAAGATCCCAAAGCGGGAATGCTGGTGGTGGTAACCCTGCCATGAGTTTTGGCAAGAGCAAAGCCAGACTCCAAATGGAACCATCCACACAAGTAACTTTTTCAGATGTTGCTGGTGTTGAAGGTGCAAAATTAGAACTCACAGAAGTTGTAGATTTTCTTAAGAGCCCAGATAGATTTACTGCAGTCGGAGCAAAAATTCCGAAAGGAGTTCTCCTTGTAGGTCCTCCTGGTACAGGAAAAACATTGTTAGCAAAGGCAGTAGCAGGAGAAGCAGGTGTACCTTTTTTCTCAATATCTGGTTCAGAATTTGTAGAAATGTTCGTAGGAGTTGGAGCTAGCAGAGTTAGAGATCTTTTTGAACAAGCTAAAAAGAATGCTCCTTGTATTGTATTTATTGACGAAATAGATGCAGTTGGAAGACAAAGAGGTGCTGGTATGGGTGGAGGAAATGATGAAAGAGAACAAACATTAAATCAACTCCTAACTGAAATGGATGGTTTCGAAGGTAATTCAGGAATAATTATAGTTGCCGCCACCAATAGACCAGATGTCTTAGACTCAGCTTTAATGCGCCCTGGAAGATTTGATAGACAGGTAACAGTAGATAGACCAGATTATGCTGGAAGATTACAGATATTAAATGTTCATGCGAAAGATAAAACTCTTTCAAAAGACGTTGATTTAGACAAAGTTGCTAGAAGAACACCCGGATTTACTGGTGCAGATCTAGCTAATCTTTTAAATGAAGCAGCAATACTAGCAGCTAGAAAAGATTTAGATAAAGTAAGTAATGATGAAGTCGGTGATGCCATTGAAAGAGTTATGGCAGGCCCAGAAAAGAAAGATAGAGTCATCAGTGATAAGAAAAAAGAATTAGTTGCTTATCACGAAGCTGGACATGCACTCGTTGGAGCGTTAATGCCTGATTATGATCCTGTAGCAAAGGTTTCAATAATTCCTAGAGGTCAAGCTGGAGGTTTAACCTTCTTTACTCCAAGTGAAGAAAGAATGGAATCTGGTCTTTACTCTCGTTCTTACCTTCAAAATCAAATGGCTGTAGCTCTTGGTGGAAGAGTTGCTGAAGAAATAGTCTATGGAGAAGAAGAAGTTACAACCGGAGCCTCAAATGACTTACAGCAAGTTGCTAATGTAGCCAGACAAATGATTACCAAATTTGGCATGAGTGACAAAATAGGTCCTGTCGCATTAGGGCAATCTCAAGGTGGAATGTTTTTAGGAAGAGATATGAGCTCTACTAGAGACTTCTCTGAAGACACAGCCGCAACAATTGACGTGGAGGTTTCAGAGCTTGTAGATGTTGCTTATAAGAGAGCCACAAAAGTTTTAACAGATAATAGAAGTGTTTTGGACGAAATGGCTCAAATGTTAATCGAAAGAGAAACTATAGATACTGAAGATATCCAAGACTTGATCAACCGATCAGAAGTTAAAGTAGCAAACTATATCTAG
- a CDS encoding bifunctional 4-hydroxy-2-oxoglutarate aldolase/2-dehydro-3-deoxy-phosphogluconate aldolase, with the protein MNIKEDSFSDLLLKESFFLLVKPEDNFYSNTYIRNSFFEELGSLVKLGLKNIEIRWSNNEKWLDFVSEIKLNFPQINLGSASIVNKQSIEDSLKIGLNFSMMKFWDKDLFNYSKSKNYLLIPGIKNLKDLEEAINLNCNIIKIYPIKSKASSIDILNFGSIDFIAAGGLSINDVETYQSLGYKAIVIGDKGIIKKKFDPKIYEWLKNN; encoded by the coding sequence ATGAATATTAAAGAAGATTCTTTTTCTGACTTGCTGCTAAAAGAATCTTTTTTTTTACTTGTAAAACCAGAAGATAATTTTTACTCAAATACTTATATAAGAAATTCATTTTTTGAAGAATTAGGAAGCTTAGTAAAATTAGGATTAAAAAATATTGAAATACGTTGGTCAAACAATGAAAAGTGGTTGGATTTTGTATCCGAAATCAAACTCAATTTTCCACAAATTAATTTAGGCTCTGCCTCCATAGTTAATAAGCAATCAATAGAAGATTCATTAAAAATTGGATTAAATTTTTCTATGATGAAATTTTGGGATAAAGATCTCTTTAATTATTCGAAGTCAAAAAATTATTTATTAATACCTGGAATTAAAAATTTAAAAGATCTTGAGGAAGCCATAAATTTAAATTGCAACATTATAAAAATTTATCCAATCAAAAGTAAAGCTAGTTCCATAGATATACTCAACTTTGGAAGTATTGATTTTATCGCTGCTGGAGGCCTATCAATCAATGATGTAGAAACTTATCAATCTTTAGGATATAAAGCAATCGTGATTGGAGATAAAGGAATTATTAAAAAAAAATTTGATCCAAAAATATATGAATGGCTAAAAAATAATTAA
- the aroC gene encoding chorismate synthase, protein MSSSFGKIFRVSTFGESHGGAVGVILDGCPPKLKVDINLIQNELDRRRPGQSDITTPRNEEDKIEILSGVKEGFTLGTPIAMLVRNKDQRPGDYDNLEQVFRPSHADGTYHLKYGIQASSGGGRASARETIGRVAAGAVAKQLLKNFCNTEILSWVKRIHDIDSDINKEKISLNKIDSNIVRCPDEHVSAEMIERIKQLKRQGDSCGGVIECLVRNVPSGLGMPVFDKLEADLAKALMSLPATKGFEIGSGFSGTYLKGSEHNDAFIKSDDIRKLRTISNNSGGIQGGISNGENIEMKIAFKPTATIGKEQKTVNAEGKEVLMKAKGRHDPCVLPRAVPMVDAMVALVLADHLLLNQAQCGLINN, encoded by the coding sequence ATGAGTAGTAGTTTTGGAAAAATTTTTCGTGTTAGTACTTTTGGAGAATCGCATGGTGGTGCAGTAGGAGTTATCCTTGATGGATGTCCCCCAAAGTTAAAAGTAGATATAAATCTAATACAAAATGAATTAGATAGGCGAAGGCCTGGCCAAAGTGACATTACAACACCCAGAAATGAAGAAGATAAAATTGAAATTTTAAGTGGGGTAAAGGAAGGGTTCACACTTGGAACTCCAATAGCGATGTTGGTAAGAAACAAGGATCAGAGACCAGGAGATTATGATAATTTGGAGCAAGTATTTAGACCTTCTCATGCAGATGGTACATATCATCTGAAATATGGAATTCAGGCAAGTTCTGGTGGTGGAAGAGCCTCTGCAAGAGAAACAATTGGGAGGGTAGCTGCTGGTGCTGTAGCAAAACAATTATTAAAAAACTTCTGTAATACTGAAATACTATCTTGGGTAAAGCGTATACATGATATTGATTCTGATATAAATAAAGAAAAGATTTCTCTCAACAAAATAGATTCTAATATTGTTAGATGTCCTGATGAACATGTATCAGCAGAAATGATAGAGAGAATTAAGCAATTAAAGCGTCAAGGAGACTCTTGTGGCGGTGTTATTGAATGTCTAGTAAGAAATGTCCCTTCAGGTCTTGGAATGCCTGTTTTTGATAAATTAGAAGCTGATTTAGCGAAGGCTTTGATGTCTTTGCCTGCCACTAAAGGCTTTGAAATAGGTTCAGGTTTCTCTGGAACTTATTTAAAAGGAAGCGAACATAATGATGCCTTCATTAAATCTGATGATATTAGGAAGTTAAGAACAATATCCAATAATTCAGGTGGTATACAGGGAGGAATAAGTAATGGCGAAAATATTGAGATGAAGATAGCTTTTAAACCTACAGCAACTATCGGGAAAGAACAGAAAACAGTAAATGCTGAAGGAAAAGAAGTTTTGATGAAGGCAAAAGGGAGACATGATCCATGCGTTCTACCAAGAGCAGTTCCTATGGTTGATGCTATGGTGGCTTTAGTACTTGCTGATCATTTACTACTGAATCAAGCTCAATGTGGCTTAATCAATAATTAG
- the psbA gene encoding photosystem II q(b) protein, with protein sequence MTTIQQQRSSLLKGWPQFCEWVTSTNNRIYVGWFGVLMIPCLLTAAACFIVAFIAAPPVDIDGIREPVAGSFLYGNNIISGAVVPSSNAIGLHFYPIWEAATVDEWLYNGGPYQLVIFHFLIGISAYMGRQWELSYRLGMRPWICVAYSAPVSAAFAVFLVYPFGQGSFSDGMPLGISGTFNFMFVFQAEHNILMHPFHMAGVAGMFGGSLFSAMHGSLVTSSLIRETTETESQNYGYKFGQEEETYNIVAAHGYFGRLIFQYASFNNSRSLHFFLAVFPVVCVWLTSMGICTMAFNLNGFNFNQSVVDANGKIVPTWGDVLNRANLGMEVMHERNAHNFPLDLAAAESTTVALSAPAIG encoded by the coding sequence ATGACAACTATTCAGCAGCAGCGTTCTTCGCTGTTAAAAGGCTGGCCACAGTTTTGTGAGTGGGTAACATCAACTAACAACAGAATTTACGTTGGTTGGTTCGGCGTCTTAATGATCCCATGCCTACTTACAGCAGCGGCTTGCTTCATCGTTGCATTCATCGCAGCACCACCAGTAGACATCGACGGAATTAGAGAGCCAGTTGCTGGTTCTTTCCTATACGGAAACAACATCATCTCAGGTGCAGTTGTTCCTTCATCTAACGCTATTGGTCTACACTTCTACCCAATTTGGGAAGCAGCTACTGTAGATGAGTGGTTATACAACGGTGGTCCTTACCAGCTTGTAATTTTCCACTTCCTAATTGGTATCTCAGCATACATGGGAAGACAGTGGGAGCTTTCATACCGTCTAGGTATGCGTCCTTGGATCTGTGTTGCATACTCTGCACCAGTTTCAGCAGCTTTCGCAGTATTCCTTGTATACCCATTCGGTCAAGGTTCATTCTCTGACGGAATGCCTCTAGGTATCTCTGGAACATTTAACTTCATGTTTGTTTTCCAGGCAGAGCACAACATTCTTATGCACCCATTCCATATGGCTGGTGTTGCTGGTATGTTCGGAGGATCTTTATTCTCAGCTATGCACGGTTCACTTGTTACTTCATCTCTAATCAGAGAAACAACTGAGACAGAATCTCAGAACTATGGTTACAAGTTCGGACAAGAAGAAGAAACATATAACATCGTTGCAGCTCATGGCTACTTCGGTCGTTTGATCTTCCAATATGCAAGTTTTAACAACAGCAGAAGTCTTCACTTCTTCCTAGCTGTATTCCCAGTTGTTTGTGTATGGTTAACTTCAATGGGTATCTGCACAATGGCATTCAACCTTAACGGTTTCAACTTCAACCAGTCAGTTGTTGATGCAAACGGTAAGATTGTTCCTACATGGGGTGACGTTCTTAACAGAGCAAACCTAGGTATGGAAGTAATGCACGAGCGTAACGCTCACAACTTCCCACTTGATCTAGCAGCAGCTGAGTCTACAACAGTAGCTCTTTCAGCTCCAGCTATTGGTTAA
- a CDS encoding aspartoacylase, translating into MTIQRILIVSGTHGNEINPVWAVKQFNKKENSLNNGIEYEYIIGNPAAYEKGCRYIDVDLNRSFKESENFDQHKNSFYETNRANFLVDEFGIDGSKPCQIAIDLHTTTANMGTSIVMYGRRPKDFCLAALLQNKFGLPIYLHEKDKAQTGFLVEAWPCGLVIEIGPVAQNFYDQNIINRFSLIIRFLREEIDKLKNNLIKLPKELVVHVHQGSIDYPRDEKGDIDGLIHPERINQDWKMIKKGDPLFLDSQGIIHKYERDQLIWPVFIGEVAYKEKKIAMSYTKKEVIFSNNQWIYEFESL; encoded by the coding sequence ATGACTATTCAAAGAATACTTATTGTTTCAGGCACTCATGGGAATGAAATAAATCCTGTTTGGGCTGTTAAGCAATTTAATAAAAAGGAAAATAGTTTAAATAATGGTATTGAGTATGAGTACATCATAGGTAATCCTGCTGCCTATGAAAAAGGTTGCAGATATATAGATGTAGATTTAAATAGATCTTTTAAAGAAAGTGAGAATTTTGATCAACACAAGAATAGCTTTTATGAAACTAATAGAGCCAATTTTTTAGTAGATGAATTTGGAATTGACGGGTCTAAACCCTGTCAAATTGCAATCGATTTGCACACTACTACTGCAAATATGGGAACTAGCATTGTTATGTATGGGAGGAGACCCAAAGATTTTTGTTTAGCTGCATTACTGCAGAACAAATTTGGATTGCCTATTTATTTGCACGAAAAAGATAAAGCCCAAACAGGCTTTCTTGTAGAGGCTTGGCCATGTGGTTTAGTTATTGAAATAGGACCTGTAGCACAAAATTTTTATGATCAAAATATTATAAATAGATTCTCTCTAATAATTAGGTTCCTAAGGGAAGAGATAGATAAATTAAAAAACAACCTTATAAAACTTCCAAAGGAATTAGTGGTTCACGTTCATCAAGGGAGTATAGATTATCCAAGGGATGAAAAGGGAGATATTGATGGCCTAATTCATCCTGAGAGAATAAACCAAGATTGGAAAATGATTAAAAAAGGAGATCCATTATTTCTGGATAGCCAAGGAATAATCCACAAATATGAACGGGACCAATTAATTTGGCCTGTTTTTATTGGCGAAGTTGCCTATAAAGAAAAAAAAATTGCGATGAGCTATACAAAGAAAGAAGTCATTTTTTCTAATAATCAATGGATTTATGAGTTTGAAAGTCTTTAA
- a CDS encoding glutathione S-transferase C-terminal domain-containing protein, with translation MQNKYLIKASRKFWFWFWTQLMNGFAPSDLHGNYKRPKGITTNSEYDINNENGQIYLLAGHSCPWCQRTLLVHELKDLSKKVKVIFLKADVEHGEWIFNTKIKGCMRLSDLYKKANKKTFFRATLPLLISFVKDEVNILSNESSQIMRLLNSIKSESKYQSLSIKDGNQKFLDLINNSINDGVYKCGFARNQSAYDKASKNLFAAVNEIENLLQKNRGDWIFGKELTYADIYLFPTLIRWELIYSKLFKCTEQELSSFEKIIEWRLKFFKLSNVKRTCFDNEWKKDYYKALFPLNPNQLIPVLPSLEEIMRLESEKI, from the coding sequence ATGCAAAATAAATACCTTATAAAGGCCTCCAGAAAATTCTGGTTTTGGTTTTGGACCCAATTAATGAATGGCTTCGCGCCATCAGATTTACATGGTAATTATAAAAGGCCTAAAGGTATAACTACTAATAGTGAATACGATATTAATAATGAAAATGGACAAATTTATTTATTAGCAGGTCATTCTTGTCCATGGTGTCAAAGAACTTTACTCGTACACGAACTAAAAGATTTATCTAAAAAAGTAAAAGTAATTTTTTTAAAGGCAGATGTTGAGCATGGCGAATGGATTTTCAATACAAAGATTAAGGGATGTATGAGACTTTCAGACCTTTACAAAAAAGCTAATAAAAAGACTTTTTTTAGAGCGACATTACCTCTTTTAATAAGCTTTGTAAAAGATGAAGTAAATATTCTATCTAATGAAAGTTCACAGATTATGAGACTACTCAATTCAATAAAAAGTGAATCGAAATATCAGTCATTAAGTATTAAAGATGGTAATCAAAAATTTTTAGATTTAATTAATAACAGCATTAATGATGGCGTATATAAATGTGGTTTCGCAAGAAACCAGTCAGCTTACGATAAAGCAAGTAAAAATCTTTTCGCAGCTGTAAATGAAATTGAAAATTTACTACAGAAAAATAGAGGGGACTGGATATTTGGAAAAGAGTTAACCTACGCAGATATTTACCTTTTTCCAACGCTCATAAGATGGGAATTGATATATAGCAAACTATTCAAATGTACTGAACAAGAACTATCAAGTTTTGAAAAGATTATTGAATGGAGATTAAAATTCTTTAAATTATCTAATGTAAAAAGGACATGCTTCGACAATGAATGGAAAAAAGATTACTACAAAGCTTTATTCCCTTTAAACCCAAACCAACTAATCCCAGTTTTACCATCGCTAGAGGAAATAATGAGATTAGAGTCCGAAAAAATATAA
- the obgE gene encoding GTPase ObgE — MQFIDQASIILKAGKGGNGIVSFRREKFVPAGGPSGGNGGRGGSIILMADNNLQTLLDFKFKREIIAEDGCKGGPNKRSGASGEDTILKVPCGTEIRDIKTGIILGDLTKDKESLTIAIGGRGGHGNAYYLSNQNRAPESFTEGKDGEIWEVQLELKLLAEVGIIGLPNAGKSTLISVLSSARPKIANYPFTTLIPNLGVVRKIDGNGCLFADIPGLISGAADGVGLGHDFLRHIQRTKILIHLIDSIAENPIQDFEIIEKELKKYGKGLLDKERLIVLNKMELVDDDYLKIIIKKLEDLSKKKVLVISSSLKKGLSPLLSEVWKRI; from the coding sequence GTGCAATTTATTGATCAAGCAAGCATTATCCTAAAAGCTGGAAAAGGTGGAAATGGAATAGTTTCATTTAGGAGAGAAAAATTTGTTCCTGCTGGAGGACCTTCGGGGGGAAATGGGGGCAGAGGGGGTTCAATAATTTTGATGGCAGATAATAATCTGCAAACATTATTAGATTTCAAATTCAAACGCGAAATAATCGCTGAAGATGGATGCAAAGGAGGTCCTAATAAAAGGTCAGGTGCTTCAGGCGAGGATACAATCCTTAAAGTTCCCTGCGGTACAGAAATAAGGGATATTAAAACCGGCATTATTTTAGGAGACTTAACTAAAGATAAAGAGAGTTTAACTATCGCCATTGGAGGAAGAGGTGGACATGGTAATGCTTATTATTTAAGTAATCAAAATAGAGCCCCAGAATCATTTACTGAAGGTAAAGATGGTGAGATATGGGAGGTTCAATTAGAACTTAAACTCCTTGCAGAAGTAGGGATTATAGGCCTGCCAAATGCAGGGAAAAGTACTTTAATTTCTGTTTTATCATCTGCTCGTCCAAAAATCGCAAACTATCCTTTCACAACCTTAATACCTAACCTAGGTGTAGTGAGAAAAATAGATGGGAACGGTTGTCTTTTTGCGGATATTCCTGGATTAATATCAGGGGCTGCTGATGGAGTAGGTTTAGGGCATGATTTTTTGAGGCATATCCAAAGAACGAAGATACTTATACACTTAATAGATTCAATTGCAGAAAATCCTATTCAAGATTTTGAGATAATTGAGAAGGAATTAAAAAAATATGGGAAAGGTCTCTTAGATAAGGAAAGGTTAATAGTATTAAATAAAATGGAACTTGTAGATGATGATTATTTGAAAATAATCATAAAAAAGTTAGAAGATTTATCTAAAAAGAAAGTTTTAGTTATTTCTTCATCTTTAAAAAAAGGTTTATCTCCACTGCTTTCTGAAGTATGGAAAAGGATCTAA